In one window of Microtus pennsylvanicus isolate mMicPen1 chromosome 2, mMicPen1.hap1, whole genome shotgun sequence DNA:
- the LOC142845144 gene encoding apolipoprotein L3-like: MAVTAKDTGTLRGTLGRLLLSGKYGRVHSRQAPPSIVDNITTFITNEVGRDDLKLMINEDGVWKAFVEAAELSSEEEAALRDALKQHLAREPADENDETEKRQRKKNFLEQFPELKRKLEEHISKLRALADHLDEVHRGCTISNVVSGSTGIAATIAGFLLAPFTGGASLAIAAAGLGAAATGLTTTIVEESIKGADESEARRLVEASTDIVNRILNITPLITFKVGINGVELFCAWKTFRDYIKAIKTGRIRNFTTIGEGIRQLRNLISHKIPLGTRLARFAKGFGKVSLFALDVYNLVTDSIDLHSGAKTESARALREVANNLEERLREFEQLHKDLQSC; encoded by the exons ATGGCTGTGACTGCCAAGGACACAGGGACACTGAGGGGCACTCTGGGAAGGCTCCTGCTTTCAGGGAAGTATGGGAGGGTGCATTCCAGGCAAG CGCCGCCAAGCATAGTGGACAACATAACTACCTTCATCACTAACGAAGTGGGCAGAGATGACCTGAAGCTCATGATAAATGAAGATGGAGTCTGGAAGGCGTTTGTGGAGGCAGCAGAGTTGTCAAG CGAGGAGGAAGCTGCCCTGCGTGATGCACTGAAGCAGCATTTAGCCCGGGAGCCCGCAGATGAAAATGATGAAACAGAAAAGAGGCAGCGGAAAAAAAATTTTCTGGAACAATTTCCTGAGTTGAAAAGGAAACTTGAAGAACACATCAGTAAGCTCCGAGCTCTGGCTGACCATCTTGACGAGGTGCACAGGGGCTGCACCATCTCCAATGTGGTGTCCGGCTCCACCGGCATTGCTGCTACAATCGCTGGATTTCTTCTGGCACCCTTCACAGGAGGGGCCTCTCTGGCTATCGCAGCAGCAGGTCTAGGAGCAGCTGCGACTGGTCTCACCACTACCATTGTGGAAGAATCCATCAAAGGGGCAGATGAAAGTGAAGCCAGGCGGCTGGTTGAAGCCAGCACAGACATAGTGAACAGAATTTTGAATATCACGCCTTTGATCACATTCAAAGTTGGTATTAATGGTGTGGAGTTATTTTGTGCCTGGAAAACCTTCAGAGATTATATTAAAGCCATCAAGACAGGCAGAATCAGGAACTTCACAACGATTGGAGAAGGTATTAGGCAGTTGAGGAATCTCATCTCACACAAGATTCCCCTAGGAACCAGACTAGCAAGGTTTGCAAAAGGATTCGGTAAGGTTTCACTATTTGCACTTGATGTGTATAACCTTGTGACTGACTCCATAGATTTACACAGTGGGGCAAAGACAGAGTCGGCAAGAGCGCTACGGGAGGTGGCTAACAATCTAGAAGAGAGGTTGCGTGAATTTGAGCAGCTCCACAAGGATCTACAGTCATGCTAG